gggaagaaggaaaaaggggaaaagaacagaaaaaaagaaagaggaagaaaggaagtgagagaataaaggagaaaggggaggaaagaaggagggaaggaaggaggaaagaacgGCATTACTTTCGGcaggaataaaaataggaattccatagcttacattttaattgtagtcaaaaattctcattttaaaatagttcATAACCAGGAGATGTCTGAAGATACTTTAAGGATTTGTACGGAaagaatagataaaatagatatttattttaccCTATGATATCTATTTTGGAAAGGACTGATCAAATGTATGTGGGGCATCTCCAGGGAACAAACTGCAAGTAACTCTAAAGCTCCCAAACAGAATTGTTGCCATTGTTGCCTTTGGTGCATTGTGACCTCAAGCTATATAAATAACAAATGCAGTACATCAAGAGACAAAGAGCAGCAACATTAAAGAGAAGATGTATTAACtagtagagaaaaaaaggaacagatttTGAAGAAGCCCTTTTTGTTTCCAGGGTTGATTACAACTACACTTTTAAGATGACCACTAACACAAACTCTTCTACATCTTTCCTAAAATCTAGAACAAGGTGAATCTTTGGTGGGAACTAAAGTTAGGcaaaaggaggggagaaggagttGTCTATATGATCAATATTAATGGTATCTTCTACAGAAATTCTAGACCACAGGACAGTTATCTAAGTGAATTAAATGAGGACTTGAAAATAAGAAAACGAGAGTTGGTGGAGATACTGAAACCCCTGGAAGAGAAGAATGGCACCTTACTCCAGAACTTAATGACTAAtttagaggaaaaacaaaaaaggtaaaaattatctGAGGCTATAAGAAAGCTGGAGAATATatgaaatgggggagggaaaggggagtactttctttttaaagaggaAGTATGTATAACAAAATTGTCACACACAAAATGGCCTAAGCATGGAGATAGAAGTTTTGGAGTTTTTTTCAATTTGGTCAGAAATATTTCAATAGACCCAATTCTTTGAGAGCTGATACAAAAGTAGAGAAAGATTCCTTGGTACTTCCATACAATTTTATGGAAAAGAAGTTGGAATAAGGGATACATTCCTATTCTTATAATAACCACAAGAGATATCCTAAGTGATCTAAGCAGGTATTCCCATATACTGAATCctttcaaaagaaagaatgatttaaagtgggaaggaaaaagaTTCTTTTTAGAAGCCTGTTTTTCCATAACCTTTCTTATTATTTActcatatctgattctttttgaccccttatggggttttcttgataaaaacaTTGGAATAgtttattacttccttttctaGTGGAATAAGGCAAGCGGGTTAAGTgaatttcccagggtcatacaactagtaaatgtctgaggtcacatttgaattcaggtcttcctaactccaggtctagtgagccacctagttgcccttttCTAAGGGCATAGATATTTTCACTTTAAGACAAACATAATTATGGACCCAAGAATGCAGGTGATATGTCTATTAGAAGGTTGTCTCTTCTGAATAATAGGACAAGCTGGTACTCATTTATCTTTCATATTGAAGATAAATTTGAGAATTGTGAATAGAGGACCAGCAATGGGGAGTCAGAAAGATCATTTCAAAGTTGGTTTCTGGGGGGCTGCTAGGTGGTAAAGGGGATGGAGCACtgatcctagagtcaggaggacctaagttcaaatatgacctcagatacttgctgtgtgaatctgggcaagtcacttgtccCAGTGCCCTCAGGCAACATTCTAAAACAGATTAGATTTCTAGGGACTCTAGAAtttagatggggaaaaaaattacattatattttcaacataattagtttcatttttaattctatgcattttatttaatgcatttagaaacatctttaaaaaaaaaaaaaaaaaaaaaaagagttcacagTCTTTGCCAGACTGCTAAAGGGTATATGATACACATAAAACGATTAGGAACTCTTGCTCTAAAACTACAAGTTAAAAACTCTGGATCTGCATTTGTGGTGGGTACTTTCAAACAGGTGTTCCTCACATTGATGAAAATCACAGATCTAATCAAGAAAGCCTTAAGGGGATGAATAGGTGGGAACTTCCTGAGAGTGAATACATGAACTAAAACAAAAATCTCATCAGTTATGGAGAACTGATTATTTCTAGAGATATTCCAAAGTTTTCCTAATAGTCCAGCTTTAATAGCCCTACTTTTGCAGGGGAACTCTCAAGACCcaatagttaatttttttctccttcagagaATACTTATACTTGATGCCTTCTCCCTACTTCATAGTCTGCAGATCATGAGGCAGATCATGGCTGAAAAGGGGGGTGATTCTGATGATACCATAGTCCTGGAGATGATTGAGGAAGCAGAAGAGTTAAAACAGAACCTGGTGAGTGGGACTGGGGTTGGAAAATAGTAACATGGGCAGTGTTTAGAGAGTTTATGGTACCAGTTATTGAGACAAACTTATGGCACACCTGGGCTATGACATTTACACTGCTCCATATGATTATAGTAGatcacatttctctctctctctctctctctctctctctctctctctctctctctctcttctctctctctctctctctctctctctctctctctctctctctctctctctctctctctctctcacacacacacacacacacacacacacacacacacacacacacacatatttcctTGTAACACTGCTATGAGCTCAGAAAAAACTCAAGGCAACCTACATAGGACAAGAGTGAAAATACTGGGAAGAACTAATGAAAGGTGTCAAGAATACAATGTCTTAGATTTTCTTTGTGTATGCGATTTCCTAGTGCACAAGCTTATTTGCCTTTTACATCACAGCTCAAGTAGGAAATCCCCCTTccccaaaaaaaatatttcattattagaagctaaggtaataaaaaaaaatcagcaatatAAAGGgtctttcttgttgtttttttaaccATTATAAAGGAGACATATGGCTATAGAAACAACTACTCTACCCCACCCTCAATAgatcaaaaggcaaaggaaactgaaaggcttttgttttctattttaatcaGAGTTCTAATctagtaattttgttttctttaaattataaaactCATCTCTTGCTTTTCTGAAATATTTGATAgaacatttccttcctttttggaTGGCCTCCAGGCTACAATCTTCCTTTTCTACTCCTCTTTACCCTTTTGTGTCCCTTCCCATATCACTTCTGGTATATGTAGCAGGACAAAAACTCATCTTtctctacaggaaaaaaaaaacaagttgctTCGAAAAGAAATGGAGTTGCTGTGGAACAAGGTAAGAAAGCTGGATTAAAAAATTCTAGAACTTCCTGAAATTGTGGTAAACTCTGCCCCTATTATCACCATTAAAGAGATTATTTTCATCCTTGGGACATTTGATATAATAAAGTTAGGTTTTAGTTAATATCTGATGTTTGGTAATCAAttgctaactatgtgatcctagacaagtcacttaataacctctgtttcctcaaatataaaataaggataataatgcaCCAGAGATTTtgtctcaaatgaaataatacatgaaaGTGTttcacagtgctttgcacatagttgCTTGTAAATGCATATTTACTTCCTTATTTAGCTCCAACTTTAGGGATTGGGGATGCAAAAAGAAAGACTAATATCCCTGGAGATAGAAAGCTTTTGTGGACTTTATATAATAATTCTCTGGTCAGAAGATGTGTATCTTTATGAGGTTTTGACTTTTGAATACTTTTCACTCAATCATTCCACAAAAAAATTGGATGCTATTAAGACCAGGTTACAGATAAGACAGACAGCACTACACTCCATTAATTGTTAATAAAATTTGGTTCTTGAGGTCCTTGGACAGAAAGCACTCAGAGATGTGAGGACATTTCCCCTAATGGATCCTAGTTCATCTAgaatttttcaatgattttcaaAAGGCAATTGGCTCATATTCCCTAGCTTTTGATTGCTCtacttcctcatttcttcctAGGAAAGAGTGGCAAAGATGGAAgaaacttttcatttattcactcctTGAGAGTGATGCTGGACAAAAAATGTCTTCCAGCAGAAAAACTGAAACCCTAAATCCATCTTTCCACATCTTCAAATCAATGTAAAtataaagttgtttgtttttgttttgttttaattccatCAGCAAGCAATTGAAGATGAATATCGTATGCGACAGAAAGCAATGCTACTCAAAAGCAAGGCAGAAATGCAGGAGTTAAAGGCAAGTGTACTATATGCTGATCAGAATTCTCAAGCCTTTTAATACAACACAGCTAGAAGCATGAAGCTTGGAGACAGGATCACCTTAGGTAGGCAGCTAGGTAATATTTGGCTATCTTGTTGGTTATCAGATTTATTATCTTGCCTTTGCCTATGTACAGACAGTGCCTATGCCACTGACTGCACCCCTTTCCTGGGTTCTCCTCTCCCTTTAGCTCTGTTCTTTCATCCCAGGCTCCTTAATCCCCTCACCACCTAGGAGGAACTGAAGGGACACATCATATGCAGAGAAAGTAAAAGGAGGTAAGAAAAGTAGTGAGACCTTTCTTAGTGTTAGCAGCTTAGCTGTCAGAAAATAACTTCAGAGAGAACCTAACTGTTTCAATAAGtcaaaatgaaacacaaaatagAGGCTAAGGTGAGATCCCAAATGAATGTGAGTTTCCTTACAGAGCTTGTTCCCTTTTGTATCTAATATTACAGTGACTCTCTAAACTTCTAGGATGTTTGATCTAGGGTGAAGTGTTAGGGTCTGTCTCAATCATTATAACTCTACAATGTGTCAAGTGGACTGTGATGTGTAGTTGAGTTTATTGAAAGATTCTTAGAGAAGCCTTTGATGTATTACATGATTAGAATCTGCctaattcaaagaaaataaatttctttcatttaatttgtcatttgaaattattttactaCATTATTGtcaatttgccaaaaaaaaaattaatttgtaaattagCTGAAAAAGAGTATGGTGTATCCATACCAGCACTTGATACTGTGGGAATTTCATAGCTTGTGAAGACTGATCTTtaatttcaatttgatttttcaccaagagattctttttttttcactaggaAAGACATCAGAACAACAAGGAGCCATTCACTTTTCAAGATGAGATTGATGATGTTCAGgtaacaactcttagttttggaTAGTGGGTACAAATTTTAACTTATCAGAGTGTCTTCATATTATTTACTGATGAAACtcacattcaacaaaaataaaagcagctTTGACCAGGAGCAATAGATCTtgagttttatttaaaaagaggCTTCAAGAGTCTAAAACTTACCCTATAATATAAAACTCTTAAAAGGCAAATTTTGCCTTTAGGCAAGGATCagaattatctgtaaaatatatgtgtaaatcttTGCTCTGCCCTTATTTACTTATGTGACAcagggcaagacacttaacttcctGGACCTTtatgtttcctcaactgtaaatggggagattttttttcccctgaggcaattggggtaaagtgacttgcccagggtcacacagctaggaagtgttaaatgtctgagaccagatttgaacttaggccctcctgacttcagcactggtgctctatccactatgtcacctcgATGGTCCTAAAAGGGGAGATTTTTGAGGATATTACCTCTGAGATGCTTTTAAACTCCAACTCTATGAGATGCTCTGATCACTTCTCTCAGACCCTAGCACTACTTAGGTAACCTGGTGAATAGTAATAGATTTGtcaataaaataacatttcctagttgtgctGGTAATCCCCAGATAATGACAAAGAGATAAGTATGTCCTTATGGGAGATTAAGCAATTCAACGATAGAATATTAGATTGAGAATCAAAAGGGTTCtgtttctaataattttaaacaaatcaCATCTTTTCTCTGGTTCATTTCTTCTGTTTGAATTAGTCTCTAAAACTGTGTAGGAATGTATAGGAGTTTGTTGGCAAACCTTGAGTAGAAGATAATGAGTAGTTAAGAAGTAGGTTTAGAGAATTAACTAAGTATTTAGCTAATTGTTGTTTTCCCAAAAGGAACTTCATAGTAGAGTGATTGAGGAGAAGATTGAAGCTCTGACGAAACACCAAAAGACACCTGATCTGCaattattacattatttaaaGCAAGATTTGGACATACCTCAATTTAACTCCAAACTTCTTATCAGTCCAAGGTAGGTTGGGGGGGAATATGGTAAGTGTATTTCTGAAGAAGGACTTGGTAGTTTAGGGGTTTGTAACACAAGCTGAGGAATCTTAATTTAGGAAACAGAGAGCTATTGCCTCTAAGGGTCCAAAACTAAAGTAAGAATAGCtggtgtttgtattttatttagtattttgaaattttgaaatgcaCTATAtgtgcattatctcatttaatcctcaccacAGTCCTAATAGGTAGGGTACTTCAATTGtcactattttatatatgaagaaactggggaTCAGAGAAGGTAagctagagtcacacagcaagtaaaatctcaaactcaggttttcctgactccaaatacagtTATATACAATATAGCATTATGGTCTTCAATTAAGAGGTCTAGGGAGGAGCTAGAAAGCCTCCAAAGTTAATGAATTTCTGGGTCTTTATTAGTCTATGCTATTCATTAGCATAAGTCCAAAGGAAATCCACAGATATAAAAGTGATAAGTATGTTTGTTTCAGTAGCCTAGGTATTCCTCATGTGTAAGAGTTTACCTTATAAGAGTAAAGGAATGACTCTAAAAAaggataggaaagggggaaaaaaaggttctTGAATCTACAAATAGCTATAAGGGAGTACTATAGAAAGGAATCAGGCATTGGAGATATTATATAAGTATAAACAATGTGTATTCCTTCTTTTGCTTATCCTTTCATTTTGGATTCTCCCTCAGTACCCAGCACAATATTCTCTATACATCATAGGTAtacaataaatgtggaaatggaaATCATGGACTTAATACTAGTATAGCTTATTAATTTTTACAGATAATCTGTAAACCCATCATAAAAGAACTAAGGGCAAGGTACCAAAgatttggaaggaaaagaaaagcagtgTCACCAGAATCAaacaattatttcaatttcttatgTTTATAAAAGAACCCTAGTTAGAtatcagaaaaaatgcaaaaagtcaTAAGATAAGCAAGGGCATTTACAGGTTACCTGGTGGTTATTCTCCCTAAAGTCAGGCAGTTGCCAAAGGCAGTTGCCAAAGTCTACAAACTGTTCTTATATAATGCTGCTGCGATTAATGTCTCATGTTGAGTCCTGAAAGATATATATTGATGTTAAGGAAATAGTATTGTTTTAGTTTCAGGAAATGTGATTGAGTAACCTGTTAGACAACATGAATGGATATTGCTAGCATCATACTAAAATAGATATGAATTTCCTGTTTTTGCTAACCAAGTGGTGGACCAGAAGAACCAGCATCTGGCAATGGTTTCTCACAAGACAGATATACTCTTAGAATCAAAGAATACTAGAATAAGATGAAACTTTAAAGATGATCAATTTCCTTCCTCCCAGCCCACCCTCACCATTCCATACATGAGAAAAACAAGGCTTACAGAGATGAAATGTCCGAAGTCACTCAAGTTAATGATTGGTAGGGCTAGGGTCAGAACTCAGTCCTTCCAGTTCTTAGTCAGCATTCTTTCTATACCAGTGCCAAATCAAAAATTGGTGTTGTAATAGATTTGCAAAGGGCTTGATATAGctatacaaatataatctcacttaacacaataattctgtgagatAGGTAATAAAGATATTATTACccttatttcacaaataaggaaattgtatCTCAGGAAATTTAAATATCAAAAGTTACATAGATAACAAATgttagagatgggatttgaacccaagtatttCCTAATTTTAAGCCCTGAATTCCACTCCACCAAATTGTGTGCCCTTATCAGATAATAccccaacttttctttttttatgctcTTGGAAGATCTATTGCTTTTCCATTAATGAAAGtttgatgaatgaatgagcaaatgTAAAGTTTGTCCTATATGAATCATGAAGTTCTTCAGTTATCACAAGTTAAAATGATCATAGGTATGCATTTTCTAGAATTTGGTTTTTCTATCTAGAGAGTAGAACAGAATATTGGCTCTTGCACTGTAAAACTGGATACCTAGTTTCGATCATGGCTCTGCTTCTGggttttctgatctttttttttttttttttttttgttgttgtttgtttgttttattaaaacttttaattttcaaaaaatatgcatgcattattttttaacattgacagttgcaagccttgtgttccaatttttcccctcttccccccaccctctctcctagatagtaagtaatccaatatatgctatacaatattcaatatatgtaaacatatttatacaattatcttttttttaataatattatcccttgtattcatttttccaaattatcccctccctccctccactccctccccccaatgacaggtaatcccatacattttacattttacaatataagctagatacaatatatgtgtgtaaataccattttcttgttgcacattaagcattagcttccgaaggtataagtaacctgggtagatagacagtagtgctaacaatttacattcacttcccagtgttccttctctgggtatagttatttctgtccatcattgatcaactggaagtgagtaggatcttctttatgttgaagatatccacttccatcaggtaTTCTGATCTTTTTATAATTAAGGCAACTagggggcaagtcatttaattttgtttgccaagaaaatcacaaatgggatcataatagtcatttcttcatgtgtaaaacgACGGGTTATGTTCTGTCATGTTATGATTCTAAATCAGAAATgctcttacatatatatacaatccttgttgtttgcttgaatacACCTGAAGGATAAGCTAAGACCTGACAAGTCATCATAAATACTCAAGCCAACtcactaagtatttattaagcccctactatagGGCTATAAGCACTATGATATTtggggaataaaaagacaaaaataaagcagtgtctgtcctcaaggaacataTATTATAATGGAtccaaaatagataaatagatagatagatagattaaatacaaagtatttgCAAAATAATAGTGGTGAAAGAGCAATAAGTATTGAGGAGATCATGAAGGGCCTTATGTAGAAGACagtgagaaaataaaaagttagtttatctaaaatataagaaaagtgaAGAGAACTAATATATAATCAGCCTGGAAATCTAGGCTTGAGATAGATTAAAGTGCTTTAAATGCCAAGTTAAAggattgtattttattctataggCAATAGGGAGTTACTGAAGCTTcatgaaaaagaaagtaacaaaTCTGTGCTTTAGCAATATCAATTTGGATGCTATGTGGAGGATGGATGGGAGAGGGGAGAACAGGAAGCAGACTATAATAATAGTTCAGAACAAGGTTATAAAAATATGAACTGGGATGGCTGTTTTATAAATGGAGAGAATAAATAGGTGAAAAATATGTGGTGGTAGAATTAACAAGAGTTGGCAGCTTGATAAGATAATAGAAACTGAGAAAGGCTGGAAGAGTTGAAAAGTTGCCTGAGTTTGGGAACTTTGATGACTGGAAAGGATGGTGTTGCCTTCCACAGAAAAAGGGATTTAGGAGAATAAGGGTGGATTTAGAGGAAAACATAATGAGCTCCATTTGatacatgttgagtttgaatcatttaaaataactcttacAGATTGTCCTTAGATTCTATGTTAATACATTTACAATTTGTCTACTATAATGATAAACATCTATTAGCTTTCATTAGCAaggtattgctttttttttttttttttttaagagtagcTAACAAAAGCTGCATGCTACCCATCCCTTCATCCTAAAGATAAGAGTAGAGCCTGGCTACCCTAGACAAATCTCAGTAACTGTAGCTGCCTTTCCTTGCCTTGTGATGTCccagctagctcctctgaagggctcagaataagtccttgccccacgttgtgcatcaaaatgtaaaggtcctgtcctctctcagttgtaatccttctgtgggaggagatttctttactctgtatcttttcctctgtgtgcaggtttcttgggaggcttctggagcctccagccagcctcctcttcttcctgaatcctggctctgaatctcctccagctcttgtccttccccaatccagactgcttgttCAGGCCCAATGTCCCAGTCTAGCCTGACTCCTTGCCTGACTGCTCTCCTCTTTTATTCTAGCAGAGATTGTGCTTGTGAGAACTCCaaagccaatgaacttgctcctttaaaaggttgtgtaaactccttttcagaactccttttaaaggtgtaaactcctttaaatatgtaaacttcttttcagaagtctaaaagtGTAAATTCCccttaaaggcccgaaccaaagatgtgaattctgagctagagaattgcccagacaacctgagttatcaccttgtaatcctaacattctGTGAATGTTAAATATTGCAAAAGTGGAGGGGGAGATATGACTCATTTGCCTGACAGACCATTAAGACAATTACACTTGGGGGCAGgaaagtggcgcagtgg
The DNA window shown above is from Sminthopsis crassicaudata isolate SCR6 chromosome 2, ASM4859323v1, whole genome shotgun sequence and carries:
- the CCDC196 gene encoding coiled-coil domain-containing protein 196 isoform X1, which codes for MTTNTNSSTSFLKSRTRNSRPQDSYLSELNEDLKIRKRELVEILKPLEEKNGTLLQNLMTNLEEKQKSLQIMRQIMAEKGGDSDDTIVLEMIEEAEELKQNLEKKNKLLRKEMELLWNKQAIEDEYRMRQKAMLLKSKAEMQELKERHQNNKEPFTFQDEIDDVQELHSRVIEEKIEALTKHQKTPDLQLLHYLKQDLDIPQFNSKLLISPRYSRLTCTGQKSTCDCGMSGMLRERNDAKSRSSWDTEESPQSASLKKPGCLRDTFFSEAFPCSQYSSFSSHPRIAQSFFQGPHGALPRLPGSGRQFSKGSVYSPQEPYASVTLQARGLPCAQNTFQGSLKQRLRRRHPLWQKVQEEY
- the CCDC196 gene encoding coiled-coil domain-containing protein 196 isoform X2; this translates as MTTNTNSSTSFLKSRTRNSRPQDSYLSELNEDLKIRKRELVEILKPLEEKNGTLLQNLMTNLEEKQKSLQIMRQIMAEKGGDSDDTIVLEMIEEAEELKQNLQAIEDEYRMRQKAMLLKSKAEMQELKERHQNNKEPFTFQDEIDDVQELHSRVIEEKIEALTKHQKTPDLQLLHYLKQDLDIPQFNSKLLISPRYSRLTCTGQKSTCDCGMSGMLRERNDAKSRSSWDTEESPQSASLKKPGCLRDTFFSEAFPCSQYSSFSSHPRIAQSFFQGPHGALPRLPGSGRQFSKGSVYSPQEPYASVTLQARGLPCAQNTFQGSLKQRLRRRHPLWQKVQEEY